The following are from one region of the Cervus canadensis isolate Bull #8, Minnesota chromosome 23, ASM1932006v1, whole genome shotgun sequence genome:
- the LOC122425373 gene encoding cell wall protein DAN4-like: MTTTEATTTATTTAAPTSTETATTTVASTSAEPTTTTAAMTTTEATTTTTSTAAPTSTETATTTVATASTESATTTATTTTEAATTTTTTAAPTSTESTTTTVATTSAEPTTTTAAMTTTEAATTTTTTAAPTTTESTTTTVATTSAEPTTTTAATTTTEATTTTTPTAAPTTTESTTTTVATTSAEPTTTTAATTTTEATTTTTTTAAPTSTETPTTTVATTSAEPATTTTTEATTTTTTTAAPTSTESTTTTVATTSAEPTTTTAATTTTEAATTTTSTAAPTTTESTTTTVATTSAEPTTTTAATTTTEATTTTTTTAAPTSTESTTTTVATTSAEPTTTTAATTTTEATTTTTSTAAPTSTETATTTVATTSTETATTTATTTTEATTTTTTTAAPTSSRKYNHHSCHHFS; the protein is encoded by the coding sequence ATGACTACCACTGAGGCTACAACCACAGCCACCACCACTGCTGCTCCCACATCTACTGAAACTGCAACCACCACAGTTGCCAGCACTTCTGCTGAACCAACTACCACAACAGCTGCCATGACTACCACTGAGGCTACAACCACAACCACCAGCACTGCTGCTCCCACATCTACAGAAACAGCCACCACCACAGTTGCCACTGCTTCAACTGAATCAGCTACCACAACTGCCACAACTACCACTGAGGCTgcaaccacaaccaccaccactgctgctCCCACATCTACTGAAAGTACAACCACCACAGTTGCCACCACTTCAGCTGAACCAACTACCACAACAGCTGCCATGACTACCACTGAGGCTgcaaccacaaccaccaccactgctgctcccacaactactgaaagtACAACCACCACAGTTGCCACCACTTCAGCTGAACCAACTACCACAACAGCTGCCACAACTACCACTGAGGCTACAACCACAACCACCCCCACTGCTgctcccacaactactgaaagtACAACCACCACAGTTGCCACCACTTCAGCTGAACCAACTACCACAACAGCTGCCACGACTACCACTGAGGCTacaaccacaaccaccaccactgctgctCCCACATCTACTGAAACTCCAACCACCACAGTTGCCACTACTTCAGCTGAACCAGCTACCACGACTACCACCGAGGCTacaaccacaaccaccaccactgctgctCCAACATCTACTGAAAGTACAACCACCACAGTTGCCACCACTTCAGCTGAACCAACTACCACAACAGCTGCCACAACTACCACTGAGGCTGCAACCACAACCACCTCCACTGCTgctcccacaactactgaaagtACAACCACCACAGTTGCCACCACTTCAGCTGAACCAACTACCACAACAGCTGCCACGACTACCACTGAGGCTacaaccacaaccaccaccactgctgctCCCACATCTACTGAAAGTACAACCACCACAGTTGCCACCACTTCTGCTGAACCAACTACCACAACAGCTGCCACGACTACCACTGAGGCTACAACCACAACCACCAGCACTGCTGCTCCCACATCTACAGAAACAGCCACCACCACAGTTGCCACCACTTCAACTGAAACAGCTACAACAACTGCCACGACTACCACTGAGGCTacaaccacaaccaccaccactgctgctCCCACATCTAGCCGAAAGTACAACCACCACAGTTGCCACCACTTCAGCTGA